Within the Fischerella sp. PCC 9605 genome, the region CCGTGATGGTGTCCATGTTGTGGATACATCTGATTTAATGCGCCGATTAGTGAAAGAAGATTTATTGAAATTTGACAGTAAGCCACTATTCCCAGAACGTAAGGCATACACTGTAGAATACGAACTTTCAAATTTAGAAGCGATACTTTATAAGCGAGTAACTGGATATGTTCGTGAGGAATTTAACCGTGCCGATGCTTTAGGAAATGAAGGGCGTAAAGGTACAGTTGGCTTTGCTTTGACGATTTTACAGCGTCGTCTTGCTTCTTCGCCAGAGGCGATTTATCAATCACTAAAACGTCGTCGGGAACGGTTGCAAAAACGATTACGAGAAGAAGAATTATTGAAGCGAGGAAGTAGTGTAAGTATCGATTTTGAAAAACGGATTGATTTAGAAGATATAGAAGATGATTTCGAGGATGTTTCCGCCGAGGAACGAGAAGTAACCGAACAAGAAGTAGTTGACTTAGCGACTGCATCGCGGACAATTACAGAATTACAAACAGAAATTGCTCTCTTGCAAGAATTAGAACAACTGGCGTTAAAAGTACGACGGGGTGGAACAGATAAGAAATGGGAAGAACTTTCAAAGCTGCTGCAAAATAACGCCGAAATGTTTAACGCTGCGGGACATCGGCGTAAACTAGTTATTTTTACAGAACATCGAGATACTTTAAAATACTTAGTAGATAGGATCGGGACGCTACTGGGACGTTCTGAAGCAGTGGTAGCTATTCATGGTGGTATGGGGCGGGAAGAACGTCGTAAGGCGCAGGAAGCGTTTACTCAAGATGTGGAAGTTCAGGTATTAATCGCAACTGACGCAGCAGGCGAAGGTATTAACTTGCAGCGATCGCACTTAATGGTAAATTATGACCTGCCTTGGAACCCGAATCGTCTGGAACAGCGTTTTGGACGCATTCACCGGATTGGACAGACGGAGGTATGCCACCTGTGGAATTTGGTAGCAAAGGAAACCCGTGAGGGGGATGTGTATCTGGCATTGCTGAAAAAGTTGGAGATAGAACAGCAGGCGCTGGGTGGTAAAGTATTTGACGTGTTGGGGAAAGCGATCGCTGGTACAGAGTTGCGAGAATTACTGATCGAAGCAATTCGCTATGGCGATAAACCAGAGGTGCAAGCGAGACTAAACCAAGTTGTACAGAACAAACTTGACCAACAGCGACTACAGGAACTGTTAGAAGAACGAGCTTTGGCGCGAGATGCAATGGATATTGCTAAAGTCCAGCAAATTCGCGAAGAAATGGAACGAGCGCAAGCAAGGCGACTGCAACCACATTTTATTGCCTCTTTCTTCCTAGAAGCCTTCCAAAAGCTAGGCGGAACAGTGCGCCAGCGAGAACCCCAGCGCTACGAAATCACTCACGTTCCCGCACCAGTCCGCAACCGAGGACGGCAAATTGGTGTGGGAGAACCACTGCTGCGGCGCTACGAACGCATCTGCTTTGATAAAGATTTGATTAGTATTCCTGGTAAACCGCTTGCAGCTTTTATCTGTCCCGGACATCCCCTGTTAGATGCCACTATTGATCTGACGCTGGAACGTCATCGGGATTTGTTGAAACAAGGCACTATCTTGGTGGATGAGAACGACTTCAGCGAAGGTGTTCGCGCCTTAGTTTATTTAGAACATTCGATCCAGGATGCGCGGACAAATCCAAATGGTTTTCGGCGTGTGGTGTCGCGGCGGATGCAGTATGTAGAGATTAGCCCTCATCCCCCAGCCCCTTCTCCCAAAACGGGAGAAGGGGAGAAAAAACACCCCTCTCCCATCTTGGGAGAGGGGACGGGGGTGAGGGCAAACAATGCAGGTTACGCACCTTATCTTAATTATCGCCCCCTGTTGGATGAAGAAAAATTTGTTGTGGAAGCGGTGCTGGAACAATCTTGGCTGCGAACAGATTTGGATACACAGGCAAAAAGTTATGCTATTTCTCACCTTGTTGGGCAACATCTTCAGGAGGTAAAACAGCGCAAGGAGGAACTGATTGCTAAGACGATCGCAGCAGTCAAAGACAGATTAACAAAGGAGATAAATTACTGGGACTTTCGGGCTGAAGAACTGAAAATGCAAGAAGAAGCTGGCAAGCCCAATGCCAAGATGAATTCCGAAAAAGCACGTCAACGGGCAGATGAGTTACAAGCACGGTTAATGCAGCGTACGGAGGAATTGGAGGAGGAACGTAGGTTATCACCATTACCACCTGTAGTAGTTGGAGGTGCGTTGGTAGCGTCTGTGGGTTTGCTGCAACGATTATTAAGTAAAGATGTTACACATACCCTTTCTACATCAGATGCGCTCTGCACTCCACGCAGTAGCGAGGCGATCGCAAAAGAAAGAGAACGGGTGGAACGTGTGGCGATCGCGGCGGTGATAGAAGCCGAACGTCGGTTAGGTTACGAACCACGCGATGTGAGTCACGAAAAATGTGGTTATGATATCGAGTCGCGTACCCTCACCCCGCCTCCGCCTCCCCTCTCCCAAATTGGGAGAGGGGTTGGGGGTGAGGGCTTACGATTTATTGAAGTAAAAGGACGAATTGCAGGTGCAGACACAGTGACGGTGACGAAGAATGAAATTATCACTGCACTGAATAAACCAGAAAATTTCATTTTGGCACTGGTGCAAGTACCTTCCGCAGAGGAAATTGACAGCAATTGTTCCATTCGCTACGTGCGGCGTCCCTTTCAGAAAGAGCCAGATTTTGCCGTGACGAGTGTAAATTACAATTTACGGGAATTGTGGCAGCAGGGAACATTACCGCAATAATTTTAGCTTAGAGTTGAAATGTAAACGCTTAAAAAATGGAATAAGCATTTACGGTAGGTGCAAAATGACTAACAAAGAATTGTTAATTCAAGAAATCGAGTCTTTACCTTCAGAGTTGCTAACTGAAGCGCTGGATTTTATTCGTTTTATTAAAATTAGTCATGCAAGAAGGCAGCTAAAAACTGATATAAATTCCAATTCAGATACCGCGCAGCAAGCACAGACGAATCGTTATCCTCTGCACGACACACAGCCATATCGCTATGATGACCCAACAGAACCCGTTGCATTAGAAGATTGGGAATTTTTGCAATGATTGTAATTGATACGCATATCTGGGTGTGGTGGGTTCAGAAAGATACACGTCTGACTACAAAGCATCAACAATGGTTACAAGAAAACGAGGCTGATGGTATAGGCGTAAGTATTGTTTCTTGTTGGGAAGTAGCTAAATTGGTAGAAAAAAATCGATTGATTTTACCTTTGGCAATTGATAGATGGCTGGAAGCAGCTTTGGCTTATCCGGGAGTAGGGTTATTAGATTTGACATTACAAATAATTGTTGACTCAACGCAGTTAAGTGGATTTCATAGCGATCCTTTTGACCAAATGATTGTCGCTACAGCTAGAATTCGCCATTGCCCATTGTTAACTGCGGATACAAAAATTCTCAGCTATTGTGGCGTTAAAACGCTCAAGTAAATTTACCCTCATCCCCTAGCCCCTTCTCCCGTTTTGGGAGAAGGGGAGAAGAGACACCCCTCTCCCATCCTGGGAGAGGGGCAGGGGTGAGGGCATAATATTCAGGAAAAAAGGAAGCACAATCAAAGCTAATTTATACCTTGTTTAGCCGTACACTTGACGAACTTTTGATGCTATAGCTACACTGCGGTAAGTAAAAAACATCACTTGTAAATCACCGTCATTGTTAATCAGAGCCTCTGCTGTGAGTATCTGTAATTAAGCATATATAAGCTTTTTAGCTTGTTTTTATTTTTCGTCCGCGCAAGTGGGCGGTTTTTATTATGCCTAATTTTTGACTTGTGATTTTAGAGTGCGGTATTTATTAATACAAATGTATCGCATAAATGAACTACCGCAAGAAGCTAATCGAAGTCGCCCTTCCACTTGAAGCCATCAATAAAGAATCTGCAAGAGAAAAATCAATTCGGCACGGACATCCTTCGACGTTACATTTATGGTGGGCGCGACGACCGTTAGCGGCTTGTCGAGCGGTATTATTTGCATCTTTGGTAGATGACCCATCGAGTCATCCTGATAAATTTCCCACGGAAGAGGCACAGGAAAACGAGCGAAAACGCCTGTTTGAAATTATCGAACAATTGGTAAAGTGTGAAAATGTCAACAACCAGGAAGTTTTAGACGCAGCAAAAGCAGAAATTCTCAAATCAACAAATAATAATCCGCCGCCTGTGCTAGACCCGTTTTGCGGTGGGGGTTCCATACCTTTAGAAGCGCAGAGATTGGGATTAGAAGTGTATGGAAGTGATATTAATCCAGTGGCGGTTTTGATTACCAAAGCTTTGATTGAAATTCCGCCGAAGTTTGCAAATCAGCCTCCAGTTAACCCTGATTCTCGCAAAAATTCTTTAAAGACACAAAAATGGTATGGGGCGCAGGGTTTAGCCGAAGATGTGCGCTATTACGGGCAATGGATGCGTGATGAGGCTTTTAAGCGAATTGGGCATTTGTATCCGAAGGTGAATTTACCGCAGGAGTATGACGGGGGTGAAGCAACGGTAATTGCTTGGTTGTGGGCGAGGACGGTGAAATGTCCTAATCCGGGTTGTGGAATACATACGCCTCTTTTGTCTTCATTTGTTCTTTCCTCAAAGAAAGGAAAAGAAAGTTATCTCATTCCGAAGGTATTTAATCAACAGATTGAATTAAGTGTTAGTAAAGCACCACCAAAAGACTATGAAACCCCTAATAAAGGTTTAAAGCACGGAATATCTGGTGTTTTTGAGTGTATTGCTTGTAAGACAGTAACCACAAGAAATTATGTATCTCAAGAAGCAAAGGCAAAGCGTCTTGGTGCATTACAAACAGCAGTAATAGTTGAAGGAAAACGAGGAAGATTATATTTGCCAGCAAAGTGTTCGCCTTGTGCAGAAAATATTCCCCAAGCTGATGTCACAGGATTAAATGTAGAACTTTCACCTAACCCTCGTGATGTTTGGTGTCGAAATTTTGGACTTGATACGCCAGCAGATTTATTTACCCCTCGTCAGCTAGTAGCTATTACTACTTTCTGTGACTTAGTTGGTGAAGCACGACAAAAGTTACTTGCTGATGCAATAGCTGCTGGAATGACTGATGATGATAAACCCTTGTGTGAAGGTGGTAGAGGTGCGACAGCTTACGCCGATGCAGTTGCTACTTATTTAGCATTTGCTGTTGATAGATGTGCAGACTACTGGTCAGGAATCTGTAGTTGGAACTCAGCAGGAGAGAAAATGCGAAATACTTTTGCCCGCCAAGCAATCCCAATGGTTTGGGACTATGCAGAGTGCTGTCCTTTTAGTGATTCTTCTGGTAATTTTAGTGGAGCAATTAATTGGATAACCAAAGTCATTGAAATTTCTCCTTGTAGTACTAAAGGAGTTGTTAAACAAATAGATGCAACCACATCAGATATTTTAAACTACGCAAAATCAATTGTTGTCTGTACAGATCCACCTTATTACGACAATATTGGCTATGCCGATCTATCGGACTTTTTTTATGTCTGGCTGCGTCGTTCTTTAGGCTCTATTTATCCTGATATTTTTCGCACTATTGCTGTTCCAAAAGAAAAAGAATTAGTTGCAACTCCCTATCGATTTGGTGGCAATAAAGAAAAAGCTAAAAAGTTTTTTGAAGAAGGATTGAATAAAGCTTTTACGCTAATGCGTGAGGCAGTACATCCCGATTATCCATTTTCAGTCTTCTACGCATTCAAACAGACTGAAACAGAAGATAATGACAAAAATCAAATAAATTCTGCGATCGCTTCAACCGGATGGGAAACCATGCTTGAAGGATTAATCAAAGCAGGCTTTACCATCACTGGCACATTACCTATGCGAACAGAATTGAGCAATCGTAGTGTCGGTATAGGAACTAATGCCCTCGCCTCATCCATTGTCCTCGTCTGCCGCCCTCGCCCAGAAACCGCCCCATCCACCACACGCCGCCAATTCGTCAATACCCTCAAACGCGAACTCCCCGACGCTCTGCAAAAACTGCAACAAGGCAACATCGCCCCGGTAGACTTGGCACAAGCCAGCATCGGCCCTGGGATGGCAATATACTCCCGCTACAGTAAGGTGCTGGAATCGGATGGTAATGCAATGCGGGTACGCACCGCCCTGCAACTGATTAACCAAACCTTAGACGAATTCCTCGCCGAACAAGAAGGCGAATTTGACGCGGAAACCCGGTGGGCATTGGCTTGGTTTGAACAGTACGCCTTTGAGGAAGGATTATTTGGTGAAGCGGAAACTCTCTCTAAAGCGAAAAATACCTCCGTACAAGGCATGGTAGACGCTGGCGTTCTTGTTGCCAAAGCGGGGAAAGTCCGACTGCTGCGCCGTGAAGAATTGCGTAAAGATTGGAATCCCCAAACTGATAGCCGCCTTACCGTCTGGGAAGCGACACAGTACATGATTCGTGCCTTATTAGACGGTGGCGGAGAAACCAGTGCTGCGCGTTTGCTATCTCAACTGGGAAACATAGGAGAAGCAGCACGGGAATTAGCTTATCGGCTGTATAACATTTGCGACAGGAAAGGCTGGGCATCTGAGGGCGTTGCTTACAACAGCTTAGTGATTTCCTGGTCGGAAATTTCTCGCCTGACTGCGGATGTAGAGGAAAAAAAACCAGTACAAATTACGTTGTTTTAGAGATGGAACTTGAAAAGCGTTCATTATCCTCACCCCCTAGCCCCCTCTCCCAAGTTGGGAGAGGGGGAACAAGAGTTGGGAGAGAGGAGACAACAAACAGCGAAGAAACTTCTCCTACTCCCCTCTCCCAGGATGGGAGAGGGGCTGGGGGTGAGGGCATACCGGACAAATGGCAAGTCTCGCCAGAGTTACGCAAAAAAATGATAGAAGTCGCCCGCCAGTTTCGTAAAGAACCCACACTCAGCGAAGCTATACTCTGGCAAACATTGCGAAATCGCAAATTAGAAGGTCGTAAATTCCGCCGCCAGCAACCAATAGGAAACTTTATAGTTGATTTCTTTTGTGCAGCCGAACGCCTTATTGTCGAAGTAGACGGAGAAATTCATGAGTCACAAAAGATTTTAGACCAACAGCGTCAGGAATTACTTGAGTCTTTGGGATTGCGGTTTGTCCGTATCAACAGTCATCTAGTGGAAAATAATTTATCTGTTGCATTAGACACTATTCGTCAAGCTTTGACCGCTAATAGCCCTCATCCCCCAGCCCCTTCTCCCAAATTCGGAGAAGGGGAGTAAATAATAACCCCTCTCCCAGGATGGGAGAGGGGCAGGGGTGAGGGCAAATCAACTTTGTATAAAATCACTATGCCTATTAGTAACGGCGATCGCGTTGGTAGAGGATTAGAACTTTTACGTGATGGTTTATATCCCTTTGTGGAAAGGGAAATGCGTGCTAATTATGGTGACAAGTGGGTACTTGCTGCTGCACCATTTGTTTCCGAAGACCGCACCCTGCGCCGTACAACCGAGCAAATCCTCAAACAAGATGTTGGAGAACTGCTCAATTTGATTTTGAATCAGTGGCGTGAGGTATTTAAAAAGACTTTAGGCAACTTTGAAAAAAATCTAGTCGGAGAACTAAAAGTTACACGCAATTCCTGGGCACACAACCATACATTCTCCACCGATGATACCCATCGCGCCCTCGATAGCGTTGCACGGTTACTTGCTTCCATTTCCGCAGCGGAAGCTGATGAAGTCGAAAAACAAAAACAGGAACTTTTGCGCGTTTGCTTTACCGAACAAGCCCGAAGGGAAAAGCGTCGCGCTACGCATCAACCGCTTGAAGGAACTCCCACAGGCGGTTTAAAGCCTTGGCGCGACATCGTTACACCACACCCCGATGTCGCTAGCGGTCGTTACCAACAAGCCGAATTCGCTGCCGACCTTTGGCAAGTTTACTTAGATGAAGGTTCGGATGAATACCGCATTCCTACAGAGTTTTTCAGCCGTACATTTTTAACAGAAGGCTTGAAGCAACTCTTGGTCAATGCTGTATTGCGGCTTTCAGGTAAAGGTGGCGACCCAGTTATCGAACTACAAACGAATTTTGGCGGCGGTAAAACTCACGCGATGCTGTCGCTGTATCACCTGTTCATGGGTGTTCCCGTTTCCCAACTACCAGGAATTGAACCAGTGTTAGCCGCAGCTGATGGTACTATACCACCCCAAGAAGTACGAACAGCGGTGTTGGTAGGTAATAAAATTTCTCCTGGTCAGCCAATACGTAAAAACGATGGTACGGTTGTACGAACCCTTTGGGGCGAATTAGCGTGGCAATTGGGGGGTAGAGAAGCTTACGAAATGATTCGGGAAGCGGATGAAACCTCAACTAATCCTGGCGATACTTTACGGCAGTTGTTTAATCGTTATGCACCATGTCTGATATTAATTGATGAATGGGTGGCGTATGCCCGTCAATTGCACGATGAAAATGATTTGGCGGGTGGTAATTTTGATACACACTTTACGTTTGCCCAAACATTGAGTGAATCTGCCAAAAACGCTACACAAACTTTATTGGTGGTAAGTATCCCCGCTTCTGATAATGAAATCGGTGGCGATCGCGGCAAAGAAGCATTAAGTAGACTCAAAAATGCAATTGGTAGGGTTGAATCACCTTGGCGACCAGCGAGTGCAGAAGAAAGCTTTGAAATAGTGCGGCGGCGGTTATTTCAACCAATTACTGACCCAAATGATTTTATCTTTCGTGATGCTGTTATTCGTGCCTTCGCGCAGATGTATCAAACCCAAGCACAAGAATTTCCTTCCGAGTGTCGGGAAGCGAATTACAAGAGACGGCTAGAAAACGCCTATCCCATTCACCCAGAACTATTTGACCGACTTTACGAGGATTGGTCAAGCTTAGACAAATTCCAACGCACACGCGGCGTACTGCGCTTAATGGCAAAGGTTATACATTCCTTGTGGGAAGGACAGGACAAGAGTTTGTTAATTATGCCTGCGAATGTGCCAATAGATGACTATTCGGTGCAAACCGAATTAACACGTTACCTCGACGATAACTGGGTGCCAGTAATTGAGAAAGATGTCGATGGACTAAATTCGTTGCCGTTAGAGTGCGATCGCAACAATCCCAATTTAGGACGTTACTCTGCCTGTCGTCGTGTTTCTCGGACAATTTACCTTGGTTCCGCGCCCAGCTTGCGGGCTGCGAATCGCGGTTTAGAAGACCGTCGTGTAAAATTAGGCTGCGTTCAACCAGGAGAAAGTGTCGCAACCTTTAGCGATGCATTGCGCCGCCTCACCGACCAAGCAACGTATCTTTACATCAATAACACCCGCTATTGGTTCTCAACCCAACCCAGTGTAACCCGACTGGCACAAGATCGTGCCGAACAAATTCAACAGGATATCGATAAAGTCTGGCAGGAAATTATTCGCAGACTACGAACAGACAAGCAACGTGGCGAATTTGCTGGCGTACATATTGCCCCTGAATCGACTGCGGATGTACCCGATGAAATGGCTACCCGATTGGTTATTTTAGCACCGCAATACCCACATAAAAGTAAGGAAAAAAACACTCTCGCTCTTACTAGAGCAGAGGAAATACTTAATTATAAAGGAATAAGCCCCCGATACTGCAAAAATATGTTGCTATTCCTTGCACCTGACAAGGCAAAACTGGAATTGCTAGAAAAATCAGTTTGTCAGTATCTCGCTTGGAACTCGATTGTACGCGATAAAGAAAGCCTGAACCTAGATGTTTCCCAAAGTAACCAAGCGACGACGAAACAACAGGAAACTGACAATCATGTTAAAAATTTAATTCAGGAAGCGTACATCTGGCTTTTAGTGCCAACACAACCCGACCCACAAGGTAGAATCGAATGGCAAGAAATTCGCACCTCAAAGCATGATTCTCCCATCCTGCAAGCGAGTCGCAAAGCTATTCACGAAGAACATTTAATTACTAATTATGCCGCCAGCCGCCTACGTTTAGAAGCACTTGACCCTTATCTCTGGCGTGAGGTAAATCATCTCGACCTAAAAAAATTATGGGAGTATTTAGCTTATTACCTGTATTTACCGCGCTTGAAAAATGAGCAAGTACTATTGCAGGCGATACAAGAGGGAGTAGGAAATTTACTAATAGCTGAAAACTTTGCTTACGCCACTGGCTGGGATGAAGCGAAAGGACGTTACCTTGGTTTGAAGACTGCCGAAAATGTTAGCGTTACACTAAGCAGTCAAAATCTGATAGT harbors:
- a CDS encoding helicase-related protein; this encodes MVRLEELTKGTQVKGILPNSLVTIVDAQWHGSDVVELTYKDATGTLGNELVFRDKEATLELVAEGGLWSFTADGAKFRLVSEAHRIRLAHLFDPLLAVHTSLVEPLPHQITAVYGEMLTRQPLRFLLADDPGAGKTIMAGLLMRELLIRGDLHRCLVICPGSLAAQWQDELYQKFHLPFEILTNDRIEAARTGNAFLEMPLLIVRLDKLSRSQDLQAKLAQTDWDLVVCDEAHKMSASFFGGEIKETKRYKLGKLLSSLTRHFLLMSATPHNGKEEDFQLFMALLDGDRFEGKFRDGVHVVDTSDLMRRLVKEDLLKFDSKPLFPERKAYTVEYELSNLEAILYKRVTGYVREEFNRADALGNEGRKGTVGFALTILQRRLASSPEAIYQSLKRRRERLQKRLREEELLKRGSSVSIDFEKRIDLEDIEDDFEDVSAEEREVTEQEVVDLATASRTITELQTEIALLQELEQLALKVRRGGTDKKWEELSKLLQNNAEMFNAAGHRRKLVIFTEHRDTLKYLVDRIGTLLGRSEAVVAIHGGMGREERRKAQEAFTQDVEVQVLIATDAAGEGINLQRSHLMVNYDLPWNPNRLEQRFGRIHRIGQTEVCHLWNLVAKETREGDVYLALLKKLEIEQQALGGKVFDVLGKAIAGTELRELLIEAIRYGDKPEVQARLNQVVQNKLDQQRLQELLEERALARDAMDIAKVQQIREEMERAQARRLQPHFIASFFLEAFQKLGGTVRQREPQRYEITHVPAPVRNRGRQIGVGEPLLRRYERICFDKDLISIPGKPLAAFICPGHPLLDATIDLTLERHRDLLKQGTILVDENDFSEGVRALVYLEHSIQDARTNPNGFRRVVSRRMQYVEISPHPPAPSPKTGEGEKKHPSPILGEGTGVRANNAGYAPYLNYRPLLDEEKFVVEAVLEQSWLRTDLDTQAKSYAISHLVGQHLQEVKQRKEELIAKTIAAVKDRLTKEINYWDFRAEELKMQEEAGKPNAKMNSEKARQRADELQARLMQRTEELEEERRLSPLPPVVVGGALVASVGLLQRLLSKDVTHTLSTSDALCTPRSSEAIAKERERVERVAIAAVIEAERRLGYEPRDVSHEKCGYDIESRTLTPPPPPLSQIGRGVGGEGLRFIEVKGRIAGADTVTVTKNEIITALNKPENFILALVQVPSAEEIDSNCSIRYVRRPFQKEPDFAVTSVNYNLRELWQQGTLPQ
- a CDS encoding type II toxin-antitoxin system VapC family toxin, with amino-acid sequence MIVIDTHIWVWWVQKDTRLTTKHQQWLQENEADGIGVSIVSCWEVAKLVEKNRLILPLAIDRWLEAALAYPGVGLLDLTLQIIVDSTQLSGFHSDPFDQMIVATARIRHCPLLTADTKILSYCGVKTLK
- a CDS encoding DUF1156 domain-containing protein, with the protein product MNYRKKLIEVALPLEAINKESAREKSIRHGHPSTLHLWWARRPLAACRAVLFASLVDDPSSHPDKFPTEEAQENERKRLFEIIEQLVKCENVNNQEVLDAAKAEILKSTNNNPPPVLDPFCGGGSIPLEAQRLGLEVYGSDINPVAVLITKALIEIPPKFANQPPVNPDSRKNSLKTQKWYGAQGLAEDVRYYGQWMRDEAFKRIGHLYPKVNLPQEYDGGEATVIAWLWARTVKCPNPGCGIHTPLLSSFVLSSKKGKESYLIPKVFNQQIELSVSKAPPKDYETPNKGLKHGISGVFECIACKTVTTRNYVSQEAKAKRLGALQTAVIVEGKRGRLYLPAKCSPCAENIPQADVTGLNVELSPNPRDVWCRNFGLDTPADLFTPRQLVAITTFCDLVGEARQKLLADAIAAGMTDDDKPLCEGGRGATAYADAVATYLAFAVDRCADYWSGICSWNSAGEKMRNTFARQAIPMVWDYAECCPFSDSSGNFSGAINWITKVIEISPCSTKGVVKQIDATTSDILNYAKSIVVCTDPPYYDNIGYADLSDFFYVWLRRSLGSIYPDIFRTIAVPKEKELVATPYRFGGNKEKAKKFFEEGLNKAFTLMREAVHPDYPFSVFYAFKQTETEDNDKNQINSAIASTGWETMLEGLIKAGFTITGTLPMRTELSNRSVGIGTNALASSIVLVCRPRPETAPSTTRRQFVNTLKRELPDALQKLQQGNIAPVDLAQASIGPGMAIYSRYSKVLESDGNAMRVRTALQLINQTLDEFLAEQEGEFDAETRWALAWFEQYAFEEGLFGEAETLSKAKNTSVQGMVDAGVLVAKAGKVRLLRREELRKDWNPQTDSRLTVWEATQYMIRALLDGGGETSAARLLSQLGNIGEAARELAYRLYNICDRKGWASEGVAYNSLVISWSEISRLTADVEEKKPVQITLF
- a CDS encoding endonuclease domain-containing protein, which codes for MELEKRSLSSPPSPLSQVGRGGTRVGREETTNSEETSPTPLSQDGRGAGGEGIPDKWQVSPELRKKMIEVARQFRKEPTLSEAILWQTLRNRKLEGRKFRRQQPIGNFIVDFFCAAERLIVEVDGEIHESQKILDQQRQELLESLGLRFVRINSHLVENNLSVALDTIRQALTANSPHPPAPSPKFGEGE
- a CDS encoding Swt1 family HEPN domain-containing protein; its protein translation is MPISNGDRVGRGLELLRDGLYPFVEREMRANYGDKWVLAAAPFVSEDRTLRRTTEQILKQDVGELLNLILNQWREVFKKTLGNFEKNLVGELKVTRNSWAHNHTFSTDDTHRALDSVARLLASISAAEADEVEKQKQELLRVCFTEQARREKRRATHQPLEGTPTGGLKPWRDIVTPHPDVASGRYQQAEFAADLWQVYLDEGSDEYRIPTEFFSRTFLTEGLKQLLVNAVLRLSGKGGDPVIELQTNFGGGKTHAMLSLYHLFMGVPVSQLPGIEPVLAAADGTIPPQEVRTAVLVGNKISPGQPIRKNDGTVVRTLWGELAWQLGGREAYEMIREADETSTNPGDTLRQLFNRYAPCLILIDEWVAYARQLHDENDLAGGNFDTHFTFAQTLSESAKNATQTLLVVSIPASDNEIGGDRGKEALSRLKNAIGRVESPWRPASAEESFEIVRRRLFQPITDPNDFIFRDAVIRAFAQMYQTQAQEFPSECREANYKRRLENAYPIHPELFDRLYEDWSSLDKFQRTRGVLRLMAKVIHSLWEGQDKSLLIMPANVPIDDYSVQTELTRYLDDNWVPVIEKDVDGLNSLPLECDRNNPNLGRYSACRRVSRTIYLGSAPSLRAANRGLEDRRVKLGCVQPGESVATFSDALRRLTDQATYLYINNTRYWFSTQPSVTRLAQDRAEQIQQDIDKVWQEIIRRLRTDKQRGEFAGVHIAPESTADVPDEMATRLVILAPQYPHKSKEKNTLALTRAEEILNYKGISPRYCKNMLLFLAPDKAKLELLEKSVCQYLAWNSIVRDKESLNLDVSQSNQATTKQQETDNHVKNLIQEAYIWLLVPTQPDPQGRIEWQEIRTSKHDSPILQASRKAIHEEHLITNYAASRLRLEALDPYLWREVNHLDLKKLWEYLAYYLYLPRLKNEQVLLQAIQEGVGNLLIAENFAYATGWDEAKGRYLGLKTAENVSVTLSSQNLIVKPEVAQQQFEADAAAIAKTRTQPGAEQISQPLVATVTGVYKIEKPGGKVNLDDGETANGTFSHQIPVADPPKRFYATVKLDALRLQRDVGQIANEVIQHLSSLVGAEVEITFDLQVTVPNGVPENVIRTVTENCKVLKFTNYEFEQE